The following is a genomic window from Moorella sp. Hama-1.
CCGCTTCCGCCTGGGCCAGGTCCAACCGCCCGTTGAGGAAGGCTCGCCGGGTGAACTCTCCCGGTTCTGCTAACCTGGCCCCATACCGTAAGACGAGCTGCAGTACCCTGGCTGTTGCTAAAGCGCCGCCGTGGCAGTTTATTTCTACCACGTCTTCTGCTGTATAGCTGTGGGGGCCATACATTACGCTCACTAAAACTTCGTCAATGGTTTCCCCCGAGCCCGGGTCCCGGATTAATCCCAGGCGCAGGGTATGGCTCCGGCAAGCTGCCAGCCCGGTCCCTTGCCGGGGATTAAAAATCTTACCGGCTATAGCTACAGCCTGGCTGCCGCTCAAACGTATTATGCCGATACCGCCTTCCCCAGGCGGGGTCGCCAGGGCGGCGATGGTATCCTCGATCATATCCTTCCGGGCACACCTTTCTCACATAATAAGACCCAGTAATACAGGGGTATCACTGGGCCGGTGGCATTTCTATTTTAACGCAAATAAATTAATGACGCAAGGCAATGACCACTTTACGATTGGGTTCCTGCCCTTCGCTGAAGGTTAAGATCTGGCTGTCGTTTTGCAGGGCGGTATGGATGACCCGCCTTTCCTGGGGATTCATGGGTTCCAGGACAATCCGGTTACCCGTTTCTTTCACCCGGTTAGAGAGACGCCGGGCTAAATTGATCAGGGTCTGTTCCCGGCGCTTACGATAACCCTCCACATCCAGGATAATCTTTATTTTATGTTCCAGGATCCGGTTAACGGCCAGGTTGGTCAAATACTGCAGGGCATCCAGGGTCTCACCCCGGCGGCCAATCAGAATACCCAGATCCTGACCATGAAAACTAACAAAGTAATAACCATCTCGGGGCCGCAGTTCCATCCCGGCCTGGATATGCATATCGGCCAAAACCTTACTTAAAAAATCGTTAATTACCTTTTCCGGGCTGTCAGGTAGGACTACCTTTACCCGGGCCTGGCGTGAACCCAGGAGTCCTAAAAAACCCTTGCTGCCTTCTTCTAAAACTGTAACCTCAACTTCCTCCCGGGTTGCCTGCAGGGACTTCAGCGCAGTCGCAATAGCCTCTTCAACACTCCTACCACTTGCTTCAATCTCTTTCATTTAGCGCTGACATCCTCCTTCACCAGATGCGGCTGGCGGCGGATCAACCATTGTTCTAAAATGCCCATCAAGCTGAAGGTTACCCAGTACAGGGAAAGGCCGGCTGAAAAATTGCGGCTCATCCACCCTATTACCAGGGGCATTACATAAAGCATAGTTTTTTGGGTTTGA
Proteins encoded in this region:
- the jag gene encoding RNA-binding cell elongation regulator Jag/EloR; the encoded protein is MKEIEASGRSVEEAIATALKSLQATREEVEVTVLEEGSKGFLGLLGSRQARVKVVLPDSPEKVINDFLSKVLADMHIQAGMELRPRDGYYFVSFHGQDLGILIGRRGETLDALQYLTNLAVNRILEHKIKIILDVEGYRKRREQTLINLARRLSNRVKETGNRIVLEPMNPQERRVIHTALQNDSQILTFSEGQEPNRKVVIALRH